A window of Armatimonadota bacterium contains these coding sequences:
- a CDS encoding PEP-CTERM sorting domain-containing protein: MKTTLVCAGVAALSACAHAGFNFTGFGPSQWGASDATLGVSGYTVEDFEDVNLVSGLQVTIASPNGGYGPSSTIPNTFNPFTDSTFGTAFQFGGGGAWDGSNGLINTRTNREFPYSETGSWGFTTFTFAGGASSVGFSVQQMDLQTTVLINGNPVGLLDVLAGWSVNGQRQGYVRIDAFGGDQINSVTVANGSNGTFSDGLMFDHVAFNPVPEPATMAVCALAGLGLLRRKR, translated from the coding sequence ATGAAAACAACACTCGTTTGCGCAGGAGTCGCAGCCCTTTCGGCGTGCGCCCATGCCGGATTCAATTTCACGGGCTTTGGCCCATCGCAATGGGGCGCATCCGATGCGACCCTCGGGGTTTCTGGCTACACGGTCGAGGATTTTGAAGATGTCAACCTCGTCAGCGGCTTGCAGGTGACCATCGCCTCGCCGAATGGCGGCTATGGGCCAAGCTCGACGATTCCCAACACGTTTAACCCGTTCACCGACAGCACTTTTGGAACCGCATTCCAATTCGGCGGCGGCGGAGCGTGGGACGGCAGCAACGGGCTGATCAACACGCGCACCAACCGTGAGTTCCCCTACAGTGAGACAGGCAGCTGGGGCTTCACGACCTTCACCTTTGCCGGTGGCGCTTCCAGCGTTGGTTTCAGCGTCCAGCAAATGGATCTGCAAACGACGGTTTTGATCAATGGGAACCCGGTCGGATTGCTCGACGTCTTGGCTGGTTGGTCGGTCAACGGCCAGCGCCAAGGCTATGTGAGGATCGATGCCTTTGGGGGCGACCAAATCAATTCGGTGACGGTTGCCAATGGGAGCAACGGGACATTTAGCGACGGCCTCATGTTCGACCATGTGGCCTTCAACCCGGTGCCCGAACCGGCAACGATGGCCGTTTGTGCCCTAGCGGGCCTGGGCCTCCTCCGCAGAAAACGCTGA
- a CDS encoding helix-turn-helix domain-containing protein: MANPYPTKATAELLLILAASAPRPVHRANLAARVYPSLDQGRSANALRQTLFRLRKWLGADLVIARKGLIGLAGEWHVEPAVAEPSTVGAAEMEPPPGRVGFSPAPPGLANPSALYQLVMSLAAEDADVAREILVSASTVLESCRFTQVQEMFRACKPVRSTCPRASEYYVLRSQQNIRSCQLANGVKDAETAYRIARHNNRRTLLAQCLSNCLFACLEAARMEESTFWLQRLHDFQSVTSTRLLTINAEFAYHWNSGNIEQAVEAMVRGVAQMHTATRRSQLHFFSNASVFCAEIGDPGQAIQFLDSAKRLVMPTLDVLYSLTILFAESEIALARGDMGTALETCSKALDLADELEFPATRLYVLSQLARVHSRLGNAEKAAQAWREKEQMRKRSGGGLTPRLEGQKAAALGRARLA; encoded by the coding sequence GTGGCAAATCCATACCCCACCAAGGCAACCGCGGAACTTCTGCTCATCCTTGCCGCGTCGGCGCCTAGGCCGGTGCACCGCGCCAACCTGGCGGCGAGAGTCTATCCGTCGCTCGACCAAGGCCGTTCGGCCAATGCCCTGCGGCAAACCCTTTTCCGGTTGCGGAAGTGGCTGGGTGCGGACCTCGTTATTGCCCGCAAAGGCTTGATCGGTCTAGCCGGCGAGTGGCACGTGGAACCAGCGGTTGCGGAGCCATCCACCGTAGGTGCTGCTGAAATGGAACCGCCCCCCGGCAGGGTTGGTTTCAGCCCGGCCCCTCCGGGTTTAGCCAACCCGTCCGCCCTTTACCAGTTGGTGATGTCTCTTGCCGCGGAAGATGCCGATGTTGCCCGGGAGATTTTGGTTTCGGCATCCACCGTCTTGGAATCTTGCCGCTTTACGCAAGTCCAAGAAATGTTCCGGGCCTGCAAACCCGTCCGCTCCACATGCCCCCGTGCTAGCGAGTATTACGTCCTCAGGTCTCAACAGAACATCCGGTCTTGCCAATTGGCCAATGGAGTTAAGGATGCGGAAACCGCCTACCGGATCGCACGGCACAACAATCGCCGAACCCTGTTGGCCCAATGCCTTTCGAATTGCTTATTTGCGTGCCTCGAGGCGGCAAGGATGGAGGAATCCACCTTTTGGCTTCAACGGCTCCATGACTTTCAGTCCGTTACATCGACCCGGTTGCTGACCATCAACGCCGAATTCGCTTACCACTGGAACTCCGGAAACATCGAGCAAGCGGTTGAGGCGATGGTCCGGGGCGTCGCCCAAATGCACACGGCGACCCGCCGGTCACAATTGCACTTTTTTTCCAACGCCTCGGTCTTCTGTGCCGAAATCGGCGATCCTGGGCAAGCAATCCAATTCCTCGATTCGGCGAAGAGGCTCGTGATGCCCACGCTCGACGTCCTCTACTCCCTAACCATCCTCTTCGCCGAATCGGAAATCGCCCTTGCTCGGGGTGATATGGGAACCGCCTTAGAGACTTGCTCCAAAGCCCTGGATCTTGCCGACGAGTTGGAGTTTCCCGCCACGCGGCTGTACGTCCTCTCCCAACTAGCGCGGGTGCATTCGCGGTTGGGGAATGCGGAAAAGGCGGCACAGGCGTGGCGTGAAAAAGAGCAAATGCGGAAACGGTCGGGAGGTGGATTGACTCCACGTCTTGAGGGACAAAAAGCAGCCGCCTTGGGAAGGGCCCGGTTAGCGTGA
- the ispH gene encoding 4-hydroxy-3-methylbut-2-enyl diphosphate reductase, whose product MALDSITLAAPRGFCAGVAYAIEVVNLALKIHGAPLYVRHAIVHNEHVVKSFESQGVVFVEDVHEVPEGATVVFSAHGVSPQVRQDAASRGLNVIDATCPLVTKVHNEAKRFDSKGYLMVYVGHRGHVEAEGTMGEAPGRMILVETPEEAETVELPDHERLALVTQTTLSVDEVESITQVLERRFPHLERPKKEDICYATTNRQGAVKEMAKVCEFIIVVGSTQSSNSNRLAEVARGYGAESVLLMSPDELERPVIDNYRTIGVTSGASTPDELVEAVIGRLLEWSPGTPVKVLETVKEDIEFIPSRNLVQLAQSR is encoded by the coding sequence ATGGCATTGGATTCCATCACATTGGCCGCACCAAGGGGGTTCTGCGCCGGGGTCGCCTATGCCATCGAGGTCGTCAACCTGGCCCTCAAAATCCATGGGGCGCCGCTTTATGTCCGGCATGCCATCGTTCACAACGAGCACGTTGTGAAAAGCTTTGAATCCCAGGGCGTCGTTTTTGTCGAAGATGTCCACGAAGTGCCCGAAGGGGCCACGGTGGTCTTTAGCGCGCACGGGGTTTCGCCGCAAGTCAGGCAAGATGCCGCCTCCCGGGGGTTGAACGTGATCGATGCCACCTGCCCCTTGGTGACCAAAGTCCACAACGAAGCCAAGAGGTTTGATTCCAAAGGCTACTTGATGGTCTATGTCGGCCACCGGGGGCACGTTGAAGCCGAAGGGACCATGGGCGAGGCCCCCGGCAGGATGATCCTGGTCGAAACCCCGGAGGAGGCCGAAACCGTCGAACTCCCAGACCACGAACGGCTGGCCCTCGTCACCCAAACAACTCTCAGCGTCGACGAAGTCGAATCCATCACCCAAGTCTTGGAACGCCGGTTCCCCCACTTGGAACGGCCAAAAAAGGAAGACATCTGCTATGCCACAACAAACCGGCAAGGGGCGGTGAAGGAAATGGCCAAGGTCTGCGAGTTCATCATCGTCGTCGGCAGCACCCAGAGTTCCAACAGCAACCGCCTTGCCGAGGTTGCCCGGGGGTATGGGGCCGAATCTGTGCTCTTGATGTCACCGGACGAACTTGAACGCCCGGTCATCGACAATTACCGCACCATTGGCGTCACAAGCGGGGCTTCAACCCCTGATGAACTCGTCGAGGCTGTCATTGGTCGGTTGCTGGAATGGTCGCCTGGCACGCCCGTCAAGGTCTTGGAAACGGTCAAAGAAGACATCGAGTTCATCCCGTCGCGGAACCTGGTGCAATTGGCGCAATCACGCTAA
- a CDS encoding EamA family transporter, translating into MDYRGWALLSAFFAGLTAVLAKRGVDGVPANTALLVRVAFVLVFSFVLAAAAKEADLSQLTKENWLFLAFSAVATFLSWLCYFRALQTGEVSKVAPIDKLSFVVAMVLGLVVLKEKFDLKVAGGAALIVAGVLVTLA; encoded by the coding sequence ATGGATTACCGTGGGTGGGCCCTGCTTTCCGCCTTTTTCGCCGGGCTGACGGCTGTGTTGGCCAAGCGCGGCGTGGATGGTGTCCCGGCAAACACGGCCTTGCTGGTCCGGGTCGCCTTCGTCTTGGTCTTCAGCTTTGTTTTGGCGGCCGCGGCAAAGGAAGCCGACCTTTCCCAGCTGACCAAGGAAAACTGGCTTTTCCTCGCGTTTTCTGCCGTGGCCACGTTTCTGAGTTGGCTTTGTTATTTCCGGGCTCTGCAAACGGGCGAGGTGAGCAAGGTCGCGCCGATTGACAAACTCAGCTTTGTGGTGGCCATGGTTCTGGGTCTGGTTGTGTTAAAGGAAAAGTTCGATCTGAAGGTGGCAGGCGGGGCGGCATTGATTGTGGCCGGCGTCCTCGTGACGCTTGCTTAA
- a CDS encoding prepilin-type N-terminal cleavage/methylation domain-containing protein, with translation MRRAFTLIELLVVIAIIAILAAILFPVFAQAKVAAKKSADLSNTKQIGIGLQLYLSDFDDIYPMANYRNNDNAAFGEVHWSWMVLPYMKNEQIFVSPSDKNGGWAPSCWDPNTNNRGFGVPGVQSDVSSAAACALAGYNAGIYTTQVGRISYTGNQLLMPRKRVSSDTSTTVSQTQVDDVSGTILLAPTTESKQCMQRSGEYRTYRNAIGISKKGQVPDGFSSAPTAAADLPLEAISVATAKQVFACNTGTVLPSSLDHTLRYTHVGRYDRGNNYVFSDTSARFRETYSTLNPARFAWGKSAYSLGGSAIVDPLTGNPVQ, from the coding sequence ATGCGACGCGCATTTACCCTCATCGAACTCCTGGTCGTAATCGCGATCATTGCGATCCTGGCCGCCATTTTGTTCCCCGTTTTCGCCCAAGCCAAGGTTGCCGCCAAGAAGTCGGCCGACCTGAGCAACACGAAACAAATCGGAATCGGCCTGCAGCTTTACTTGTCCGACTTCGACGACATCTACCCGATGGCCAACTACCGTAACAACGACAACGCGGCATTTGGAGAAGTCCATTGGTCGTGGATGGTGTTGCCGTACATGAAGAACGAGCAGATTTTCGTCAGCCCTTCGGATAAGAACGGCGGCTGGGCTCCCTCGTGCTGGGATCCCAACACCAACAACCGCGGTTTCGGCGTGCCGGGCGTGCAATCGGATGTGTCTTCGGCTGCCGCCTGTGCGCTTGCGGGTTACAACGCAGGCATCTACACCACCCAGGTCGGCCGCATCAGCTACACCGGCAACCAGTTGCTGATGCCCCGCAAGCGGGTGAGCTCTGACACCAGCACCACGGTCAGCCAAACGCAGGTAGACGATGTTTCGGGCACGATCCTGCTGGCCCCGACCACGGAATCCAAGCAGTGCATGCAACGGTCCGGCGAATACCGCACCTACCGCAATGCGATCGGCATCTCCAAGAAGGGCCAAGTCCCCGACGGGTTCAGCAGCGCCCCGACGGCAGCCGCCGATTTGCCGCTGGAAGCGATCAGCGTCGCCACGGCAAAGCAGGTCTTTGCCTGCAACACGGGCACGGTGTTGCCCAGCAGCCTGGACCACACCCTGCGCTACACGCACGTTGGCCGGTATGACCGCGGCAACAACTACGTGTTTAGCGACACGAGCGCCCGTTTCCGCGAGACCTATAGCACCTTGAATCCGGCCCGGTTCGCCTGGGGCAAATCGGCCTACTCGCTCGGCGGCAGCGCCATCGTCGACCCGCTGACCGGGAACCCGGTTCAGTAA
- a CDS encoding DUF1080 domain-containing protein, whose translation MLTSLVAACLIAAPAPERPRDIWVFRSVLDQNARMLTAALSDDLWVAYDTQTCSLYKAWTGGVKFDGAVYTTVHGPQPTSVGAPYILNHGETWSILEKGVAEPVKPKYLGYRFQNGGVFISFKFSTGSGQKISVTESPEYLPAAAGRVGLRRQFHVSGLKSGQLLSLGWNESEPGTVLDKVAVGVLFPPATQSDAATHTVLIDNGNNEFVETFAKSGTSGGVRQDPPEPTPPADADQDKQDISKEREPGLSLRVYYTGLDMSEIPELISGQTPNYSVVIPNINLGNDDWGPNKEQILAVVTGFINVKQAGSYEFSLGSDDGSKLWIGDNLIVDNNGLHGKEFKNGRAELVAGENSIRIECFNGPADGALELKWKKPGDTEFTTVPPSAFTTPAGEVRVTAPGKKGVMGVDNYRAGDRRPLEDVHPAYTLSQARPGWFHPRVGGIGFLPNGDMLICTWDADGAVYQLSGWDKSPINRTVKRIASGLAEPLGLKVVDGRIYVLQKQELTELIDNDKDGQVDEYRCVANGWGVTANFHEFAFGLEYKNGKFYGTLATAINPGGRSTQPQNPDRGRCIEIDAKTGDYRFILAGLRTPNGIGFGAKGLLYIADNQGDWLPSSKILLVREGAFYGNRSVEPEAKKDTPEDPPVVWLPQNEIGNSPSQITALNDGPYKGQMIHGDVTHGGLKRVYVEEVGGVLQGTVFRFTQGLEAGINRVVTAPDGSIVVGGIGSTGNWGQTGKQSYGTQRLVYNGTSVFEMLSCSPRRNGIEVKFTEPLSPETGNTPNYYEVKQWRYVPTNEYGGPKVDEETLAVKSVWVSEDRKTVFLNVDGLKEAHVAYVHCHHALQSLSNQFMWSTEAWMTNNKIPAKNGPVGKNRPSSPAQVPAGERLTNSVANFMGWNKDHVPSGWSLEGGVLSFTPGKEGGDLRTAKSYGDFDLSFEWKISEGGNSGVIYHAQERPGQYPWQTGAEYQILDNTKHSDGRNPFTSASALYALERPEYDYTRPVGEWNSSRLVCKGGVVEHWLNHKLMLRVDMDSQEFKDKVAMSKFKDMPEFAKFREGYIVFQDHGDAVSYRNIVVK comes from the coding sequence ATGCTGACGAGCCTTGTCGCCGCATGCCTGATTGCGGCCCCTGCCCCGGAACGGCCCCGTGACATTTGGGTGTTCCGATCGGTTCTCGACCAAAACGCGCGGATGCTCACCGCCGCATTAAGCGACGACCTGTGGGTGGCCTACGACACTCAAACCTGCAGCCTTTACAAGGCCTGGACAGGGGGCGTCAAGTTTGATGGCGCGGTGTATACGACGGTTCACGGCCCGCAGCCGACCAGCGTCGGCGCACCTTACATTTTGAACCACGGCGAAACGTGGTCGATTCTCGAAAAAGGCGTTGCCGAACCCGTCAAGCCCAAATATCTCGGATACCGGTTCCAGAACGGGGGCGTCTTCATCTCGTTCAAGTTTTCGACCGGATCCGGGCAAAAGATCTCGGTCACGGAATCGCCCGAATACCTGCCCGCTGCCGCGGGCCGGGTCGGTCTTAGGCGGCAGTTCCACGTATCCGGCCTCAAATCGGGCCAGTTACTGTCCCTTGGTTGGAACGAATCGGAACCGGGCACCGTGCTCGACAAGGTTGCGGTCGGGGTTTTGTTCCCACCGGCGACCCAATCCGACGCTGCAACCCACACGGTGCTGATTGACAACGGGAACAACGAATTCGTCGAGACATTCGCCAAATCAGGGACTTCTGGGGGCGTCCGCCAGGATCCGCCCGAGCCAACGCCGCCGGCCGATGCCGACCAGGACAAGCAAGATATCAGCAAAGAACGCGAACCGGGCTTGAGCCTCCGCGTGTATTACACGGGGCTCGACATGAGCGAGATCCCCGAACTGATTTCGGGCCAAACCCCCAATTACAGCGTCGTGATCCCAAACATCAACCTGGGCAACGACGACTGGGGGCCGAACAAAGAGCAGATCTTGGCGGTGGTCACGGGCTTTATCAATGTCAAGCAAGCCGGGAGCTACGAGTTCTCGCTGGGTTCGGACGACGGCTCCAAACTCTGGATCGGGGACAACTTGATCGTGGACAACAACGGGCTGCACGGCAAGGAGTTCAAGAACGGCCGGGCAGAGCTAGTCGCCGGGGAGAATTCCATCCGGATCGAATGTTTCAACGGCCCCGCCGACGGCGCATTGGAACTCAAATGGAAAAAACCGGGCGATACTGAATTCACAACCGTCCCGCCATCGGCCTTCACCACTCCGGCCGGTGAGGTCCGGGTCACGGCACCGGGCAAAAAGGGCGTCATGGGCGTAGACAACTACCGAGCCGGCGACCGCCGTCCTTTGGAAGATGTCCATCCCGCCTACACGCTCAGCCAAGCCCGTCCCGGTTGGTTCCACCCGCGCGTTGGCGGGATCGGCTTCTTGCCGAACGGGGACATGCTCATCTGCACTTGGGATGCCGACGGAGCCGTTTACCAACTTTCCGGTTGGGATAAGTCACCGATCAATCGGACGGTCAAGCGGATCGCTTCCGGGCTTGCCGAACCACTTGGGCTCAAGGTGGTCGACGGGCGCATCTATGTTCTGCAAAAGCAGGAGTTGACTGAACTCATCGACAACGACAAGGACGGGCAGGTGGACGAATATCGGTGCGTGGCCAATGGCTGGGGCGTGACCGCGAACTTCCACGAATTCGCTTTTGGCCTGGAATACAAGAACGGGAAATTTTATGGCACTTTGGCCACGGCGATCAACCCCGGGGGGCGATCCACCCAACCGCAAAACCCGGATCGCGGCCGGTGCATTGAAATTGATGCCAAAACTGGTGATTACCGGTTCATCCTGGCCGGGCTGCGAACCCCCAACGGGATCGGGTTCGGCGCAAAAGGCCTGCTCTACATCGCCGACAACCAGGGCGACTGGCTGCCCAGCAGCAAAATCCTGCTGGTGAGAGAGGGGGCGTTCTACGGCAACCGGTCAGTGGAACCGGAAGCGAAAAAGGACACTCCCGAAGATCCGCCGGTCGTGTGGTTGCCACAGAACGAGATCGGCAACTCGCCCAGCCAGATCACAGCCCTGAACGATGGCCCCTACAAAGGTCAGATGATCCACGGTGACGTCACCCACGGCGGGCTCAAACGGGTCTATGTCGAAGAAGTCGGCGGCGTACTCCAAGGCACGGTTTTCCGCTTTACCCAGGGGTTGGAAGCCGGGATCAACCGAGTCGTGACCGCACCCGATGGCAGCATTGTCGTCGGCGGCATCGGCTCCACCGGGAACTGGGGACAAACCGGTAAGCAAAGCTACGGCACCCAGCGCCTTGTTTACAACGGGACATCCGTCTTTGAGATGCTGAGCTGTTCCCCACGCCGCAACGGGATCGAAGTCAAGTTCACCGAACCGTTGAGCCCGGAAACTGGCAACACGCCCAACTACTACGAAGTCAAGCAATGGCGTTACGTCCCGACCAATGAGTACGGCGGCCCCAAGGTGGATGAAGAAACCCTGGCGGTCAAGTCGGTTTGGGTGAGCGAAGACCGCAAAACGGTGTTCCTGAACGTGGACGGGCTAAAGGAGGCCCACGTGGCATATGTCCATTGCCACCATGCCCTGCAAAGCCTCAGCAACCAATTCATGTGGTCCACCGAGGCTTGGATGACCAACAACAAGATCCCCGCCAAAAATGGCCCGGTCGGCAAGAACCGGCCAAGCAGCCCGGCGCAAGTGCCGGCAGGCGAACGGCTCACGAACTCAGTTGCCAACTTCATGGGTTGGAACAAGGATCATGTGCCGTCCGGTTGGTCGCTGGAGGGCGGCGTCCTCAGCTTCACACCAGGCAAAGAAGGGGGCGACCTGCGCACGGCCAAAAGCTACGGCGACTTTGACCTTTCGTTCGAGTGGAAAATCTCCGAAGGCGGGAACAGCGGCGTCATTTACCATGCCCAAGAGCGGCCGGGCCAATACCCGTGGCAAACCGGGGCCGAATACCAAATCTTGGACAACACCAAGCACTCGGACGGCCGGAACCCGTTCACGTCGGCCAGCGCGCTCTATGCGTTGGAGCGGCCCGAATACGACTACACCCGCCCCGTCGGCGAGTGGAACAGTTCCCGCCTTGTGTGCAAGGGCGGGGTCGTTGAGCATTGGCTGAACCACAAGCTCATGCTTCGAGTGGATATGGATAGCCAGGAGTTCAAGGACAAGGTCGCCATGAGCAAGTTCAAGGACATGCCGGAATTCGCCAAGTTCCGGGAAGGGTATATCGTGTTCCAAGACCACGGAGATGCCGTGAGCTACCGGAACATCGTCGTGAAGTGA
- a CDS encoding prepilin-type N-terminal cleavage/methylation domain-containing protein, with translation MRQPFVKPSTTTLAPQPSRIASVARRAFTLIELLVVIAIIAILAAILFPVFAQAKGAAKATQCLSNQRNLGLAMVLYMQDYDDTYVLDAYATPTQFLLWHDLVDPYVKNKQIWLCPGSSISDKDVTGAETSHFGYNATYLTNIQTDFSNFDGHTGVSSTALGSPAETVVLASAKAAIPGSWCGDDGKHLLAPSEPDADCWGRPDPTWAMGATIFWGDTHSKRLRLGQFYSGQTPTDKFFDLE, from the coding sequence ATGCGGCAGCCATTTGTGAAGCCCTCGACCACGACCCTGGCGCCTCAGCCCAGTAGAATAGCCTCCGTGGCCCGCCGCGCCTTCACTCTCATCGAACTGCTTGTCGTCATCGCAATCATCGCGATCCTTGCCGCGATCCTGTTCCCGGTCTTTGCCCAAGCCAAAGGGGCGGCCAAAGCCACTCAATGCCTGAGCAACCAGCGGAACCTGGGTTTGGCGATGGTGCTTTACATGCAAGATTACGACGACACCTACGTGCTCGACGCCTATGCGACTCCCACGCAGTTCTTGCTGTGGCACGACCTTGTGGACCCTTATGTCAAGAACAAGCAGATCTGGCTCTGCCCTGGCTCGTCCATTTCTGACAAGGACGTGACGGGTGCCGAAACCAGCCACTTCGGCTACAACGCCACCTACCTGACCAACATCCAGACCGACTTCAGCAACTTCGACGGCCACACCGGAGTGTCATCGACCGCCTTGGGTTCTCCCGCCGAGACCGTCGTTCTGGCTTCGGCCAAAGCGGCCATCCCTGGCAGTTGGTGCGGCGACGACGGCAAACACTTGCTTGCCCCCAGCGAACCCGATGCCGACTGCTGGGGCAGGCCCGATCCCACGTGGGCCATGGGAGCCACCATCTTTTGGGGCGACACGCACTCCAAGCGGTTGAGGTTGGGGCAGTTCTATTCCGGCCAAACCCCGACCGACAAGTTCTTCGACCTGGAATAA